The following proteins are co-located in the Bacillus pumilus genome:
- the rpsD gene encoding 30S ribosomal protein S4, with the protein MARYTGPSWKISRRLGISLSGTGKELEKRPYAPGPHGPGQRKKLSEYGLQLQEKQKLRHMYGVNERQFRTLFDRAAKLPGKQGENFMILLETRLDNLVYRLGLARTRRQARQLVNHGHILVDGSRVDIPSFSVKPGQTIALREKSQNLTVVKESVEVNNFVPEYLSFDAEKLEGTFTRLPERSELAPEISEQLIVEFYSR; encoded by the coding sequence ATGGCTCGCTATACAGGTCCAAGTTGGAAGATTTCCCGCCGTTTAGGCATTTCATTAAGCGGAACAGGTAAGGAACTTGAAAAACGCCCTTACGCTCCAGGCCCACATGGTCCAGGACAACGCAAAAAACTATCTGAATATGGTTTACAATTACAAGAGAAGCAAAAGCTTCGTCACATGTACGGTGTCAACGAACGTCAATTCCGTACACTATTTGACAGAGCTGCTAAACTTCCTGGTAAACAAGGTGAAAACTTCATGATCCTTCTTGAAACTCGCCTTGACAACCTAGTATACCGTCTTGGCCTTGCTCGTACTCGCCGCCAAGCTCGTCAGCTAGTGAACCATGGTCACATCCTTGTTGATGGAAGCCGTGTAGATATCCCATCTTTCTCTGTAAAACCAGGTCAAACGATTGCTCTTCGTGAGAAATCTCAAAACCTAACAGTTGTGAAAGAATCAGTTGAAGTAAACAACTTCGTTCCTGAATACCTTTCTTTCGATGCTGAAAAGCTTGAAGGAACTTTCACTCGTCTTCCAGAGCGTTCTGAATTAGCGCCTGAAATCAGCGAACAACTAATCGTTGAGTTCTACTCTCGTTAA
- a CDS encoding GAF domain-containing protein, whose product MFHVEKQSGDSSKDYQLLVKQVEAITDGEPDLIANLANAAALLYHSLPEVNWAGFYLAKDGELVLGPFNGLPACVRIPSGKGVCGTAFATGDVQRIADVHAFPGHIACDAASQSEIVIPLKVNGQIIGVLDIDSPVKDRFSKVDETYLVQFTEVLQQALSVSTDA is encoded by the coding sequence ATGTTTCATGTCGAAAAACAGTCTGGCGACTCATCGAAAGACTATCAATTGCTTGTCAAACAAGTAGAAGCCATTACAGATGGTGAACCTGATCTTATTGCCAATCTGGCGAATGCTGCGGCGTTGTTGTATCACTCACTCCCTGAAGTGAACTGGGCAGGGTTTTATTTGGCAAAAGACGGCGAGCTTGTGCTTGGGCCGTTTAACGGACTGCCTGCATGCGTACGCATCCCTTCTGGAAAAGGCGTTTGCGGCACAGCATTTGCAACAGGTGACGTGCAGCGTATCGCTGATGTGCATGCATTCCCTGGACATATTGCATGTGATGCAGCATCGCAATCTGAGATTGTCATCCCGCTCAAAGTGAATGGGCAAATCATTGGGGTTCTCGATATCGACAGCCCAGTGAAAGACCGCTTCAGTAAAGTAGATGAGACGTACTTAGTTCAATTTACAGAGGTTCTCCAACAGGCGTTATCCGTCTCTACGGATGCGTAA
- the refZ gene encoding forespore capture DNA-binding protein RefZ — protein sequence MKTSTTVQTKDRIIEAAIRLFNQKGFSGTSVREIAKEANVNVAHISYYFQGKGGLLEQLVSDFYEGYIHMIESHIHHMETRHAKECLLHVVFDILSYQHKHRQLTRFVYREVTIDSTLIREIMSTYLTKEKYLFQLIIEKGKSTHVICEQLSLSSFMIQLKSLLMMPYLQPQYLTEVLYLNPSEPYFYQMYFKELSRSLHHLLEPKEPTLDPHLKLIMSSN from the coding sequence ATGAAAACATCAACAACCGTGCAAACAAAAGACCGTATTATTGAAGCTGCCATCAGACTTTTTAACCAAAAAGGATTTTCTGGAACCTCTGTCCGTGAGATTGCGAAGGAAGCAAACGTCAACGTTGCCCACATATCTTATTACTTTCAAGGAAAAGGAGGGCTGCTAGAGCAGCTCGTATCCGACTTTTATGAAGGCTACATTCATATGATTGAATCGCACATCCATCACATGGAAACCCGTCACGCAAAAGAGTGTTTACTTCATGTGGTTTTTGATATTTTATCTTATCAGCACAAGCACCGTCAATTAACCCGTTTCGTTTATCGAGAGGTGACGATTGATTCGACGCTCATCAGAGAAATCATGTCAACATATTTAACAAAGGAAAAATATTTGTTTCAGCTCATCATTGAAAAAGGAAAAAGCACCCATGTCATTTGTGAGCAGCTCTCACTCTCATCCTTTATGATTCAGCTGAAATCACTTCTGATGATGCCATATTTGCAGCCGCAATATTTAACAGAGGTGCTTTATTTGAATCCAAGTGAGCCGTACTTCTATCAGATGTACTTTAAGGAACTGAGCCGCTCGCTTCATCATTTACTAGAACCAAAAGAGCCGACATTAGATCCTCATCTGAAACTCATAATGTCTTCAAATTGA